From a region of the Leptospira kmetyi serovar Malaysia str. Bejo-Iso9 genome:
- a CDS encoding STAS domain-containing protein, which yields MQKTTSGGLASKDELSVQEITDSHVQGVLKKNMAILKTTGEISLFSAKKFKEAMTERIDNGVNIFLVDLSATSHIDSSGLAAFISTQARLFKEAQGKIIIFSVPTHLQKIFELTKLDKLIGITIDLDAAIDKAMA from the coding sequence ATGCAAAAAACGACATCAGGCGGACTCGCCTCCAAAGACGAACTTTCCGTTCAGGAAATCACCGATTCGCACGTGCAGGGCGTTCTTAAAAAGAACATGGCGATCCTGAAAACCACGGGAGAAATCAGCTTATTCTCTGCGAAGAAATTCAAAGAAGCGATGACGGAACGGATCGACAACGGAGTGAACATCTTTCTCGTGGACTTATCCGCGACTTCCCATATCGACTCCTCCGGTTTGGCGGCTTTTATCAGCACACAAGCCAGACTTTTTAAGGAAGCTCAGGGAAAGATCATCATCTTCTCCGTTCCGACGCATCTTCAAAAGATTTTCGAACTGACCAAACTCGACAAATTGATAGGAATCACGATCGACCTCGACGCGGCCATCGACAAGGCCATGGCCTAA
- a CDS encoding metal-dependent hydrolase, with amino-acid sequence MKKPFTKTIDGQSPSVRKMDFEGLENLPRHYFNDNAIMTHALNSFHVIFPEGERYFIRSVKPFQDKIKDEALKNRVKSFIGQEVQHGKEHERVWDSVRKFKLPLDRIARFYHFTAFKVIFPFFRFLFGPKIDLAITAALEHYTATLGEISLKYDLARDAHGDMRKLLVWHACEEIEHKSVVYDVLQASAPSYFLRIFGFAIATVLLWSYAILFQYWFLIADPEVSWKKFKSDRDYARKHMRTAVPPLFYGCLKYFKPGFHPDQMGGYDLAESSLAAL; translated from the coding sequence ATGAAAAAACCGTTTACCAAAACGATCGACGGACAATCTCCTTCGGTCCGCAAAATGGACTTTGAAGGTTTGGAAAATCTTCCCAGACACTATTTCAACGATAACGCAATCATGACACACGCGCTGAACAGCTTTCACGTGATCTTTCCCGAAGGTGAAAGATATTTTATCCGAAGCGTAAAACCGTTTCAGGATAAGATCAAGGACGAGGCTCTGAAGAATCGAGTGAAATCGTTCATCGGTCAGGAGGTTCAACACGGAAAGGAGCACGAACGGGTTTGGGATTCCGTTCGTAAGTTCAAACTTCCTTTGGATAGAATTGCGAGATTTTATCACTTCACCGCTTTTAAGGTGATCTTTCCTTTTTTCCGTTTTCTTTTTGGTCCTAAGATCGATCTTGCGATCACCGCCGCTCTGGAGCACTACACGGCCACGTTAGGCGAAATATCTCTGAAATACGATCTGGCCCGGGACGCGCACGGGGATATGAGAAAACTTCTCGTTTGGCACGCTTGCGAAGAGATCGAACACAAGTCCGTAGTTTACGACGTGCTTCAAGCGTCCGCTCCGAGTTATTTCCTGAGAATTTTCGGTTTTGCGATCGCAACCGTTCTTCTTTGGTCGTATGCGATTCTGTTTCAGTATTGGTTTTTGATCGCGGATCCAGAAGTTTCCTGGAAGAAATTCAAAAGCGACCGCGACTACGCGCGCAAGCACATGCGGACCGCGGTGCCTCCGCTATTTTACGGTTGTTTAAAATACTTTAAGCCGGGTTTTCATCCCGATCAAATGGGCGGATACGATTTGGCGGAATCGAGTCTGGCGGCCTTGTAA
- a CDS encoding SpoIIE family protein phosphatase translates to MKRSLRLQIISIYSLLTVINLTFVAVMIFENQTDLLIDNFTLESDQIARKILKKIEGMESLNYEDPEKLSEIESKLLSIGIENFSVISVEDRSVEKFKINLEHGNKISIDYLKGKLATIINAKEAINSSYDIELDSKNFIVNLIFYLTEKTFLVSQVKVKEILDRLNSLYIQLGLLLLWGVVFHILFGIFLYRKIFVRLFILKEVSETMSTGDLSARAQWNFSSKDELDLLGSTFNGMVERIAEQVESLEFKNQQIQTELEIGKNVQECLLPGRRRKFNLITADIYYKPMREVSGDIYDILEINDDRTGFFLADATGHGVSAALITSIIHFNIENIMKETVNPSFIFTRLSEKLFDTLQGSFFATGIFMLFDKEGYAYFCSAGHNPIYYYRKNKGKIVTLNSTGHILGIGIPEEYEVLKIKTEPGDKILIYTDGILDATAPTGEQFGDDRLLEVFQANVHQEAKQITTEIKKEMDIFADHFPDDVTFGIIEIQ, encoded by the coding sequence ATGAAACGATCACTGCGACTTCAGATTATCTCGATCTATTCTTTACTGACAGTGATTAACCTTACCTTTGTCGCGGTGATGATTTTTGAAAATCAAACCGATTTGCTTATCGATAACTTCACTTTGGAATCGGATCAAATCGCCCGAAAGATTCTTAAGAAAATCGAAGGTATGGAATCCTTAAACTACGAGGATCCCGAGAAACTTTCCGAGATCGAAAGCAAACTACTCAGCATCGGAATCGAAAACTTTTCCGTGATTTCCGTGGAGGATCGTTCGGTTGAAAAGTTTAAGATCAATCTCGAACACGGAAATAAGATTTCGATCGATTACCTCAAGGGGAAACTCGCAACGATCATCAACGCGAAGGAAGCGATCAACAGTTCTTACGATATCGAACTGGATTCCAAAAACTTCATCGTAAACCTGATCTTCTATCTTACGGAAAAAACTTTTTTAGTTTCTCAGGTTAAGGTCAAGGAAATCCTCGACCGTCTCAATTCCTTATACATTCAGCTCGGACTTCTTCTTCTCTGGGGAGTGGTCTTTCATATTCTTTTCGGAATCTTTCTTTATAGAAAAATTTTCGTTCGTTTATTCATTCTTAAAGAAGTCAGCGAAACGATGTCCACGGGAGATCTGAGCGCGCGCGCTCAGTGGAACTTTTCCTCCAAGGACGAATTGGATCTTCTCGGAAGCACCTTCAACGGAATGGTGGAAAGAATCGCCGAACAGGTGGAAAGCCTCGAATTTAAAAATCAACAGATTCAAACGGAACTCGAGATCGGCAAGAACGTTCAGGAATGTCTTCTTCCGGGACGCAGAAGAAAATTCAATCTGATCACCGCGGACATCTACTATAAACCGATGCGCGAGGTCAGCGGAGACATCTACGATATTCTGGAAATCAACGACGATCGCACCGGATTCTTTCTCGCGGACGCGACCGGTCACGGGGTTTCCGCCGCCTTGATCACTTCCATCATCCACTTCAATATCGAAAACATCATGAAGGAAACGGTGAACCCTTCGTTTATCTTCACTCGACTCAGCGAAAAACTTTTCGACACTCTGCAAGGCTCGTTCTTTGCGACTGGAATTTTTATGTTGTTCGACAAGGAAGGCTACGCTTACTTCTGTAGCGCGGGTCACAACCCGATCTATTATTACCGCAAGAATAAAGGGAAGATCGTAACTCTCAATTCCACGGGTCATATCCTCGGAATCGGAATTCCGGAAGAATACGAAGTCCTTAAAATCAAAACCGAGCCGGGAGATAAGATTCTAATTTATACGGACGGAATTTTGGACGCAACCGCGCCCACAGGAGAACAGTTCGGCGACGATCGTCTTTTAGAAGTGTTTCAAGCCAACGTTCATCAGGAAGCCAAGCAGATCACGACCGAGATCAAAAAAGAAATGGATATTTTTGCCGATCATTTCCCGGACGACGTTACCTTTGGAATCATCGAAATTCAATAA
- a CDS encoding DUF1569 domain-containing protein, translating into MIAGVSGTVLSSATACNSGPKGIVNKDLRYSSLAQALTELETFNKLNVIRGYADWDAGKVFLHCAQSIEYSIQGYPENKSALFQNTIGKLVFLKFSSSGKMSHDLEAPIPGATPIKTDTNWKESLSILKETILKFQAYGGELKPHFAYGSLSKEEYDQAHAMHLANHFSFLTFES; encoded by the coding sequence ATGATCGCGGGCGTAAGCGGAACGGTTTTATCCTCCGCAACGGCCTGCAATTCCGGACCGAAAGGGATCGTCAACAAAGACCTTCGTTATTCTTCCCTTGCACAAGCGTTGACCGAACTGGAAACATTCAATAAATTGAATGTAATTCGAGGTTATGCGGATTGGGACGCGGGGAAAGTGTTTCTTCACTGCGCTCAGTCGATCGAATATTCGATCCAAGGTTATCCCGAAAACAAAAGCGCGCTCTTTCAAAACACGATCGGAAAACTCGTATTCCTAAAATTCTCCTCTTCCGGAAAAATGTCGCACGATTTGGAAGCTCCGATTCCCGGAGCGACGCCGATCAAAACGGACACGAACTGGAAGGAAAGTCTTTCGATTTTGAAGGAAACCATTCTAAAGTTTCAAGCGTACGGAGGAGAATTAAAACCTCACTTCGCATACGGAAGTTTATCCAAGGAAGAATACGATCAGGCGCATGCGATGCATCTCGCCAATCACTTCAGTTTCCTGACGTTCGAGTCTTGA
- a CDS encoding MFS transporter — MSFLQKKIITRTILVLSFVSLLTDIASEMLYPVLPIYLKEIGFSILLIGILEGVAEATAGFSKGSFGRMSDLSGKRLPFVRWGYLLSSISKPMMTFFLSPIWVFFVRTTDRLGKGIRTAARDAMLSDETDSENKGKVFGFHRSMDTFGAVLGPVSALVFLYFYPGSYKELFLLAFIPGFLAIAFTFLIRETPKPRKVGASGEEYSIFLFFKYWKLAPASYKNLCKGILFFTLFNGSDIFLLLRLKEAGMSDSLSIGAYIFYNLIYALAAYPLGVIGDKIGLKKLFLFGLIAYAVAYWSMGYGTASWILWGSFGIYGIYAASTEGVSKAWITNLVPKTETATALGTFNAFQSVCMILASSITGYLWTNWNSSVALGVSGVASLLAGFFLFFSEEVETSR, encoded by the coding sequence ATGTCGTTTCTCCAAAAGAAAATCATCACGAGAACGATTCTCGTGTTATCCTTTGTCAGTCTTTTAACGGATATCGCATCCGAGATGTTGTATCCGGTTCTTCCCATCTATTTAAAGGAAATCGGATTCTCCATTTTACTGATCGGAATTTTGGAAGGTGTGGCGGAAGCGACCGCCGGATTCAGCAAGGGTTCTTTCGGAAGAATGTCCGATCTCAGCGGCAAACGATTGCCCTTTGTGCGCTGGGGTTATCTTTTGAGTTCGATTTCCAAACCCATGATGACGTTTTTTCTTTCTCCGATTTGGGTTTTCTTTGTAAGAACGACCGATCGTTTGGGAAAGGGAATCCGAACCGCCGCAAGAGACGCGATGCTTTCCGATGAAACCGATTCGGAAAACAAGGGCAAGGTTTTCGGATTTCACAGATCCATGGACACGTTCGGCGCGGTTTTGGGTCCCGTATCCGCACTCGTATTTCTCTACTTCTATCCCGGTTCTTATAAGGAATTGTTTTTACTGGCGTTTATCCCCGGATTCTTGGCGATCGCGTTTACGTTTTTGATTCGTGAAACTCCGAAACCTCGCAAGGTCGGCGCAAGCGGGGAAGAATATTCCATTTTTCTGTTTTTCAAATATTGGAAACTGGCTCCCGCATCTTATAAGAATCTCTGTAAGGGAATTCTATTCTTTACTTTGTTCAACGGCTCGGATATATTCCTTCTTTTACGATTGAAGGAAGCGGGAATGAGCGATTCTCTTTCGATCGGAGCTTATATCTTTTACAATCTTATATACGCGCTCGCCGCTTATCCGCTCGGAGTAATCGGAGATAAGATCGGTCTCAAAAAATTATTTCTTTTCGGTTTAATCGCGTACGCGGTCGCTTATTGGAGTATGGGTTACGGAACGGCTTCTTGGATTCTTTGGGGATCGTTCGGAATCTACGGAATTTACGCCGCTTCGACCGAAGGAGTTTCCAAGGCCTGGATCACGAATCTCGTTCCCAAAACGGAAACGGCGACCGCGCTCGGAACCTTCAACGCGTTTCAAAGCGTTTGTATGATTCTCGCGAGTTCGATCACGGGTTATCTTTGGACGAATTGGAATTCTTCCGTTGCGCTCGGAGTTTCCGGAGTCGCGTCTTTACTCGCGGGATTTTTTCTTTTCTTTTCCGAAGAAGTAGAAACCTCTCGTTGA
- a CDS encoding c-type cytochrome → MKIFGMILKRTLLTLLLIVIGALSFLFLKFPDVGEKQEIKIAHTPEQVKRGEYLVKHMAACMGCHTGDRDVTKLYFPVINNVGTGNLRLAEDNFGLPGTFYSKNVTPASTGLGNWTDTEIFYAITSGVSKDGSPLFPIMPYLNYSQMDQEDIHSIIAYLRTLTPIENKVEKSSIKFPMNLIVRTIPKAPEFQKRPDPKDSVAYGKYVVTFAGCDDCHSQRVEGKIVEGMEFAGGTSFPIPTGGIVRSANLTPDRKTGIGNWTKETFIARFKANEQRAKAKPNIAPGEFNSVMPWLEYSGMNDQDLGAIYDYLMSLKAVSNSVTIFEK, encoded by the coding sequence ATGAAAATTTTCGGAATGATTTTAAAGAGAACGCTTCTTACGCTTTTGCTCATCGTGATCGGAGCTTTGAGTTTTCTCTTTTTAAAGTTCCCGGACGTGGGCGAAAAACAAGAAATCAAAATCGCGCATACTCCGGAACAAGTGAAACGCGGAGAATATCTCGTAAAACATATGGCCGCGTGTATGGGATGTCATACGGGCGATCGGGACGTAACAAAACTTTATTTTCCGGTGATCAACAATGTGGGCACGGGAAATCTAAGACTCGCAGAAGACAACTTCGGTCTTCCGGGAACCTTCTATTCAAAAAACGTAACACCCGCTTCCACCGGTTTGGGTAACTGGACGGACACGGAAATTTTTTACGCGATCACTTCGGGAGTTTCCAAAGACGGAAGTCCCCTCTTTCCGATTATGCCTTACTTGAATTATTCTCAGATGGATCAGGAAGATATTCATTCGATCATCGCGTATTTGAGAACGTTAACCCCCATTGAAAACAAAGTCGAAAAATCCAGCATCAAGTTTCCGATGAACCTCATCGTAAGAACGATTCCCAAAGCTCCCGAATTTCAAAAAAGACCCGATCCGAAAGATTCCGTCGCGTATGGAAAATACGTTGTGACCTTTGCAGGTTGCGACGACTGTCATTCCCAAAGAGTGGAGGGAAAGATAGTCGAAGGTATGGAATTTGCGGGTGGAACTTCCTTTCCCATTCCGACCGGAGGAATCGTACGAAGCGCGAACCTCACTCCGGATCGTAAAACCGGAATCGGAAATTGGACCAAAGAAACCTTCATCGCAAGATTCAAAGCCAACGAACAAAGAGCTAAAGCAAAACCTAATATTGCTCCCGGAGAATTCAACAGCGTTATGCCTTGGCTGGAGTATTCGGGAATGAACGACCAGGATCTTGGAGCGATTTACGATTATCTTATGAGTTTAAAAGCCGTTTCCAATTCCGTTACGATTTTCGAAAAATAA
- a CDS encoding DUF1566 domain-containing protein yields MKRIRTLILLTILTGIVGGLAAIGGPYTDPNDGTINDTGNRLLWRKCGRGRGTVGMNYTNCGTVSGPAETSNWATAVAYCKGLGATLGDGRQWRLPSVKELISIVDYSQGAMPIINSVLFPNTATDRYWTSTNSFAAGNSPVVSGSGTADPKQYVASAENTMQNYRIPENTAYRSMAYIVDFRIGGVVEKPKTDTNGYVRCVSGPY; encoded by the coding sequence ATGAAACGGATTAGAACTTTAATTCTTCTTACGATCTTAACCGGAATCGTCGGCGGCTTGGCCGCGATCGGAGGACCATACACCGATCCGAACGACGGAACGATCAATGATACGGGCAATCGACTTCTTTGGAGAAAATGCGGAAGAGGCAGAGGAACCGTCGGTATGAATTATACGAACTGCGGCACCGTATCCGGTCCCGCCGAAACGAGCAACTGGGCGACTGCGGTCGCTTATTGCAAAGGTTTGGGCGCGACCTTGGGAGACGGAAGACAATGGAGATTGCCGAGCGTAAAAGAACTGATCTCCATCGTGGATTACAGCCAAGGCGCGATGCCGATCATCAACTCGGTTTTATTTCCGAATACGGCGACCGATCGTTATTGGACTTCCACAAATTCTTTCGCGGCCGGGAACAGTCCCGTCGTATCGGGAAGTGGAACCGCCGATCCGAAACAATACGTCGCCAGCGCCGAAAATACGATGCAGAACTATAGAATTCCCGAAAACACCGCTTACAGATCCATGGCTTACATCGTGGATTTTAGAATCGGAGGCGTCGTGGAAAAACCGAAAACGGACACGAACGGATACGTTCGTTGCGTTAGCGGACCGTATTAA
- a CDS encoding LB_137 family protein has translation MSRILLLLTILLFSIEVAAHRIILKSGEEISGKVTDNDPTLEEITIQTGDGEKKIKKSDISEMRFEEAGNLLCLELDDDPKRICTHKITRINAQTLFYVTEEGEYLRVAIERVKYAKITEPSARILQQLSKTEIKFTVSSETDDDILSKLSILNDESIMLTKGEIETPIIVENKNITKIVYKPEEPVVKNPERGLVLWDYLIPGYYLKRNEYVKSGYTMMALTGLFAFGAAYEYYAGMNVKEKQPLLLPQDNGTFLLFDQDNSEYSRHKQLNHLFLISLSLTYIFNTALISFPAMFSIVATEKPVPQAVVPVPQAMMREKNIEFKMTYNF, from the coding sequence GTGAGCAGAATTCTTTTATTACTAACGATCCTTCTTTTTTCGATCGAAGTCGCGGCGCATAGGATCATTCTAAAATCGGGCGAAGAAATTTCGGGCAAGGTAACGGACAACGATCCGACCTTGGAAGAGATCACGATCCAAACCGGAGACGGCGAAAAGAAGATCAAAAAAAGCGACATCTCCGAAATGAGATTCGAAGAAGCGGGCAACCTTCTTTGTCTCGAATTGGATGATGACCCGAAGCGGATCTGCACGCATAAGATTACGAGAATCAACGCACAAACCTTGTTCTACGTCACCGAAGAGGGAGAATATCTGCGCGTCGCGATCGAACGGGTGAAATACGCGAAGATCACGGAACCGTCCGCGAGAATTCTCCAGCAACTTTCCAAAACCGAAATCAAATTCACCGTTTCCTCCGAAACGGACGACGACATTCTTTCCAAACTTTCGATCCTAAACGACGAATCGATCATGTTGACCAAAGGGGAAATCGAAACCCCAATCATAGTAGAAAATAAGAATATTACAAAAATCGTATATAAACCCGAGGAACCGGTCGTCAAAAATCCGGAACGGGGTCTTGTTCTCTGGGATTATCTGATTCCGGGTTATTATCTCAAAAGAAACGAGTACGTAAAATCCGGTTACACGATGATGGCCCTCACCGGTTTATTCGCCTTCGGCGCGGCCTACGAATACTATGCGGGGATGAACGTAAAGGAAAAACAGCCGCTTCTTTTACCGCAGGACAACGGAACCTTTCTTTTGTTCGATCAGGACAATTCCGAATATTCCAGACACAAACAACTCAATCACCTTTTTCTAATATCCTTATCATTGACTTATATTTTCAACACTGCGTTGATTTCGTTTCCGGCAATGTTTTCCATCGTAGCGACCGAAAAACCGGTCCCACAAGCGGTAGTTCCGGTTCCGCAGGCGATGATGAGGGAAAAGAACATCGAATTTAAAATGACGTATAACTTTTAG
- a CDS encoding helix-turn-helix transcriptional regulator produces MAGKLFLIGSNVLVTGVPISNELHEHYSASLLLSKGEPFRFRTGESDWIESKAIFVRPNVEQQLEAPNEDIFIIHFDPDSVRIRGAVFDFSPEYLELKPEVYARILKFLTPPSNGEEAVQLWKKILNELDRNENGRKVRDSRIEQVVKKIAQSIPDNLPLEELTSSTGLSESRLMHLFKEEVGIPMRKYVQWLRIKTCVLSLSHGNSLTVASHEAGFADQAHMSRTFREMFGLKPSLFLKNSSSVQVIFCKIEDDVQL; encoded by the coding sequence ATGGCAGGAAAGCTGTTTTTGATCGGCTCGAACGTACTCGTGACCGGAGTTCCGATCAGCAACGAATTGCACGAACACTACAGCGCTTCCCTACTTTTGAGCAAGGGAGAACCGTTTCGTTTTAGAACGGGAGAATCGGATTGGATAGAATCCAAGGCGATCTTCGTACGTCCGAACGTGGAACAACAACTCGAAGCCCCAAACGAGGATATATTCATCATTCACTTCGATCCGGACAGCGTGCGGATCCGGGGAGCCGTGTTCGATTTTAGTCCCGAATATCTGGAATTAAAACCGGAAGTATATGCAAGAATTCTAAAATTCTTAACTCCTCCCTCAAACGGAGAAGAAGCCGTCCAACTCTGGAAAAAAATTCTGAACGAACTCGACCGAAACGAAAACGGTCGCAAGGTCCGAGATTCGAGAATCGAACAAGTCGTCAAAAAAATCGCGCAGTCCATTCCGGACAATCTTCCCTTGGAAGAATTGACCTCGTCCACGGGTTTATCCGAAAGCAGATTGATGCATCTGTTCAAGGAAGAGGTCGGAATTCCGATGAGAAAATACGTTCAATGGCTCCGAATCAAAACCTGTGTGCTTTCCCTTTCCCACGGAAACTCTTTGACGGTCGCGTCGCACGAAGCGGGCTTTGCGGATCAGGCCCATATGAGCCGGACTTTTCGGGAGATGTTCGGTCTGAAACCTTCCCTTTTTTTGAAAAATAGCAGTTCCGTTCAAGTAATCTTCTGCAAAATCGAGGATGATGTGCAGCTCTAA
- a CDS encoding tetratricopeptide repeat protein, giving the protein MKKSVFIAVVGFLLILPLGFIVLETKLFELRIILERRKILNFSFSSEILRSKFEGIISNKENIKAEMKLNHLQSSLIGNTTSELSLEPTFVHETGAVLINSVRSLSLKTGINLHLNSSKIRLLEHAFALERNQFYKEAYRTYEESFDQFGKQSEEGGFIQLHQGFCLAVQGEFDSALRPLYEVIANHPSTLLSSDAEILISLILKAKQSVKEIENNLDDPEKRARAFFAKGNYAKALEEIEKAKINNPEMNYIKGYSLEKTGHQPEAIKEYAALAFSDKNKDIAIKANRRLLMLGYYYNAGSEIASLSDKNAERLGDTSEAKEIKTSSEKLKQPKALFDNGNSDLKNEALNQELSKQNQALLEDVIQKSNQFLKKAEAPPPPKPMIKITVADADPVYAFRIVIEGDKAKLFSSHFPITLPTFSIESISMDKNATKTTQLIMTKDSIKQSFIKASVDDDSITLTDKVSKKKIQINSAIKIEVTQ; this is encoded by the coding sequence ATGAAGAAGAGCGTTTTCATAGCCGTAGTCGGATTTCTATTGATTCTTCCTCTGGGATTTATCGTACTCGAAACCAAACTTTTCGAATTGAGAATCATATTAGAAAGACGTAAAATTCTAAACTTCTCGTTTTCGAGCGAGATCCTTCGTTCCAAATTCGAAGGAATCATTTCGAACAAGGAAAACATCAAAGCCGAGATGAAACTGAATCATCTTCAGAGTTCCCTGATAGGCAACACGACTTCAGAACTTTCTCTGGAACCGACTTTTGTCCACGAAACCGGCGCGGTTCTCATCAATTCAGTCCGTTCTCTTTCGCTTAAAACAGGAATCAATCTTCATTTGAATTCCTCCAAGATCCGTCTTTTGGAACACGCGTTCGCTCTCGAACGAAATCAATTCTACAAGGAAGCGTATCGCACTTACGAGGAATCCTTCGATCAATTCGGAAAACAATCCGAAGAAGGAGGCTTTATCCAATTGCATCAGGGTTTTTGTCTCGCGGTTCAGGGAGAATTCGATTCCGCGCTTCGTCCTCTTTACGAAGTGATCGCCAATCATCCGAGCACGCTCCTTTCGAGCGACGCGGAGATTTTGATTTCGTTGATTCTCAAAGCGAAGCAGAGCGTTAAAGAAATCGAAAACAATCTCGACGATCCCGAAAAAAGAGCGAGGGCTTTTTTCGCGAAAGGAAATTACGCAAAGGCTCTCGAAGAAATCGAAAAGGCGAAGATCAACAATCCCGAAATGAATTATATCAAAGGTTATTCTCTCGAAAAAACGGGACATCAACCCGAGGCCATCAAAGAATACGCGGCTCTTGCATTTTCGGATAAGAACAAGGACATCGCGATCAAAGCCAATCGAAGACTTTTGATGTTGGGTTATTATTACAACGCCGGTTCCGAGATCGCAAGTCTTTCGGATAAAAACGCGGAACGTTTGGGCGACACATCCGAAGCGAAAGAGATCAAAACCTCTTCCGAAAAATTAAAACAACCGAAGGCTTTGTTCGATAACGGAAACTCGGATCTAAAAAACGAAGCCTTAAATCAGGAACTCTCAAAACAAAACCAAGCGCTTCTCGAAGACGTGATTCAAAAATCGAATCAGTTTTTGAAAAAGGCGGAAGCTCCGCCTCCTCCGAAACCGATGATCAAAATCACGGTCGCGGACGCCGATCCGGTTTACGCGTTCCGCATCGTGATCGAAGGCGACAAGGCGAAACTTTTTTCTTCGCACTTCCCGATCACACTTCCCACTTTTTCCATCGAATCGATCTCGATGGATAAGAACGCGACGAAAACGACGCAGTTGATCATGACAAAGGACTCAATCAAACAATCTTTTATTAAGGCTTCCGTGGATGACGATTCGATTACGCTTACCGACAAGGTTTCCAAAAAGAAGATCCAAATCAATTCTGCGATCAAAATCGAGGTAACCCAGTGA
- a CDS encoding DUF962 domain-containing protein, with protein sequence MKTIEQWLTEYAESHQNIVNKRIHWIAVPTIMFTLLGMLWSIPSGTIQSFLPESLGQARLFLNWATIFVLITGIFYLRLSIPMFLGMMTMVAIMLTGVYYISLSGISTLISVSVGVFVVAWIFQFIGHKVEGKKPSFFKDLQFLLIGPAWCLSYFYKKVGISY encoded by the coding sequence ATGAAAACGATCGAACAATGGCTTACCGAGTACGCGGAAAGTCACCAGAACATAGTCAATAAAAGAATTCACTGGATCGCCGTACCGACCATTATGTTTACACTGCTCGGAATGCTTTGGTCCATCCCGTCCGGAACCATTCAAAGTTTTCTACCCGAATCCTTGGGACAGGCGAGATTGTTTTTAAACTGGGCGACGATCTTCGTTTTAATCACGGGAATTTTTTATCTCAGACTTTCCATTCCTATGTTCCTCGGAATGATGACAATGGTCGCGATCATGTTGACCGGAGTTTATTATATTTCCCTTTCCGGAATTTCCACTTTGATCAGCGTCTCCGTGGGAGTTTTCGTTGTGGCTTGGATCTTCCAGTTTATCGGCCATAAGGTGGAAGGAAAAAAACCGTCCTTCTTCAAGGATCTTCAATTCTTATTGATCGGACCCGCTTGGTGTCTGAGCTATTTCTATAAAAAAGTAGGAATCTCCTACTAA